In a single window of the Palaemon carinicauda isolate YSFRI2023 chromosome 10, ASM3689809v2, whole genome shotgun sequence genome:
- the LOC137648164 gene encoding protein GVQW3-like, which produces MKCPKLEWRTNVKFLTKLWESKQILEDLNTVYGNNGPKKCAVYKCIKRLRESSIECENDHRSGRPSISITEERVTAVRSLSQENRRVTIDYIANGMSVSRESANSILVDDRFKQAVIKMGAESVATTTHRLESRSFYKHFE; this is translated from the coding sequence ATGAAGTGTCCCAAATTGGAGTGGAGAACCAATGTTAAATTCCTCACAAAACTTTGGGAAAGTAAGCAGATACTTGAAGATTTGAACACTGTTTATGGAAACAATGGCCCCAAAAAGTGTGCAGTTTACAAATGTATTAAACGATTACGAGAGAGTTCGATCGAGTGTGAGAATGATCATCGAAGTGGGAGACCGTCAATATCTATAACCGAAGAAAGAGTAACTGCTGTTAGGTCTCTTTCGCAAGAAAATCGGAGAGTTACCATTGATTACATAGCTAATGGAATGAGCGTTTCACGTGAATCAGCAAATTCTATTCTGGTAGATGACAGGTTCAAGCAAGCTGTCATCAAGATGGGTGCCGAAAGCGTTGCGACAACAACACATAGGTTGGAGAGCAGATCTTTCTATAAGCATTTTGAGTAG